From Centroberyx gerrardi isolate f3 chromosome 15, fCenGer3.hap1.cur.20231027, whole genome shotgun sequence:
TCTTTTGGACCCCCTTCAATGCGACCAAAAATGCTCACAAGTGGATGAATATGCCACATGCATCACTCACCTTGACATTTCTTTCATGACACTCTACAGAGCTTGCACTGTTTTTCCTGCAGTAAACCCGTATAAAACTTGTAAAGTCAGCCAGTGGAAATGAAAACAGCCTCGACCTGATTATAACAATGGTCACTTTCCAGAAAGCAGTTCAAACCTTTCCACTGAACCGGAATCACTTCTTATAAGATATAAATGTGCAATCTTGGCAGAATATACATATCAAATTTATTTAGTGACACACGATGAAATATTTAAACACCTAAACACACCTTTAATTGCAGTTAggacttttttcccccaaagtaCAAATCTAACGTCGTGATTCGAGGAACGGTGTCAGAGTCGGTTGAACGGTCCTCCTGTATCCCATGATGCTGTTCGCGAGAAACTATTGTAGTGTTTTGtcactgccatctagtggttggATCATTGAATAACACCCAAAAGTCTGGCCAATTTTTATATATGCATTAACTATTAATTTGTGAGTTTGCTCatcattttgtaattttatccgtttatttattaaaataagataaaacttAAATTggatcatttatttatttgtttgcttgtttaaaatatctatctatctatctatctatctatctatctatctatctatctatctatctatctagttatTTGTGCAATTTTTATAAGTATATAAAACCAATGGTTTGATcaccattggtcaacttaattTGTAGATTTTCACATACTCAAATGTAAGTATAGGGCAATATTATTCTCTAAGTACTATACATTGCCTATAAATGACTAATGAACagttaaaattaatttaaatcaGCTGAATCAGATtccattgtgatacacagaccTGTGGTAATCTGTAAGACTAGACCAGAATTAGGGTCATCACACAATGTCTGCCTCATaaggtcaattcactttcatttcactctcactctctcacttttcatggcAAGCGATGGCGGCGTAATGGTATGGTGTATATGTAGGTGAATGCCAAATATGCACAGCAAAAGAGTAAGACTTGTTCAAAACCCACATCGCCTGCCAGATCAGCCATAATGTAGAAAGGGCATGTCTGAAGAGCTGGAATGTAGTGGAATTGTTTGGTAAGCAAAGCATGACAAGCAACCACAAAATCTCCACACTCCCAAAACCAAAGGAAAGAATTGCTGCTGAAATTATTTTCCAGGagatatgtatttatttattttgcttttatgAAGGCAAAGACTTTCTTTATCCCTTCATtatcataaacacacatatcaTTCATatcaagaacacacacacacacacacacacacacacacacacacacacagtgggttaagaaataaaatgcaataatataatataataatataataataatgtctgtATTGAAATTGTATTGAATTATTTGTTGTCAACCCTGAATGTGATTTCCTAGACTAGTTTTTCTTAGACTGAATCACAATTTACTTTTAGCTGACATTCTTATCCACAGCATTACAATGGAGTGAGCAGGTGGGGGTTGAGTGTCTTGCTCTAGGACCTGCTCTAAGGGTCAAACCTAAGACCTTGTGGTTACGGAGCAGAAATCTCACATTGTGAGTGAAGAAACCACAGATTCCTCCTATATGACatccactctcacacactgtccTCTTAAATGTCTACTGACAAACTTTTCTCTGCAAAGACGGGCTGGCTTTTTGTCATTCCGACGCTCTTCAGCCCTCGTCGGCTGTGCTGCTGTGGCGTCTCACCTTCATCTTCGTCACCCCCAAGCGGTTGATGGAGCTCTTGAGGGCGTCGCGAAATATGGAACTGGAGAAACAGTAGATGATGGGATCCAAGGCGCTGTTCAGGTAGGTGAACCCGATGGACAGGCTGAAGAGCTGGGTGATCAATCTGAAGGAGTCGCAGTCCGAGGGACGGAAGTTCTTGACGTACATCCCGCCCAGCCCCGTGACGATACCCGGCAGGAAACAGATGTTGAACACGGCGACGATCACCCCGACCGTTCGGATGGCCCTCCGCACCATCTTCCGCTTGCCCATCTGCCTCTGGCGCAGGACGCAGAAAATCCGGACTGAGCagaacagcagcaacagcaaggGCAGGAAGAACTCTCCGATGTAGACCACGTAGTGCACCTTTATCACCGGAGGAGGGTCGTCGTAGGAATTGAAGCTCCGACACAGGGAGATGTTGCTGTTCTTGTGGAGGAGGTCGATGGCCAACAGCGGCATCCGGAGAGCCATGACGACTATCCAGGTCAGGCCGGCCACCCAGCCCGCCTGCATCGTGGTCAACTGGTTGATGCGGTGATACGGGTGGACCACCTTAAAGTAGCGATCCACTGCCACAATGGTCATGAAGGCGATACTGCCCGAACGGTTGACCGCCAGCATGAAGAGGTTGATGCGGCACCAGGCCTCTCCGAACACCCAGTACTCCCTGCGGAGGAGGTTGTCAATGCGGAAAGGCACGCTGATGAGGAGCAGGAAGTCCGCCAGAACCAGGTTAAAGAGGAATAGAGTATGGGGCTTCCAGGTCTTCAGGTGGAAACAGAAGATCCACAAGGCCACTATGTTTATGGGCAAG
This genomic window contains:
- the hcar1-3 gene encoding hydroxycarboxylic acid receptor 2, translated to MTTAEMASGVPEVMNQTNTMHCPATQNLVASILPPILIIEMIVGLPINIVALWIFCFHLKTWKPHTLFLFNLVLADFLLLISVPFRIDNLLRREYWVFGEAWCRINLFMLAVNRSGSIAFMTIVAVDRYFKVVHPYHRINQLTTMQAGWVAGLTWIVVMALRMPLLAIDLLHKNSNISLCRSFNSYDDPPPVIKVHYVVYIGEFFLPLLLLLFCSVRIFCVLRQRQMGKRKMVRRAIRTVGVIVAVFNICFLPGIVTGLGGMYVKNFRPSDCDSFRLITQLFSLSIGFTYLNSALDPIIYCFSSSIFRDALKSSINRLGVTKMKVRRHSSTADEG